In Armatimonadota bacterium, the following proteins share a genomic window:
- the lon gene encoding endopeptidase La, producing the protein MEAAVESVAIQAEQGDDSEQLPEIPAELNILPLRDSVIFPMLIAPLSVGRPVGIRLIDDSVVSSQRMIGTIAQREPDTEDPTFDQVYPIGCVVIIRTLMKGTDAVRMIVQGTARFKIVERLQTTPYLRAKVEVLEDLPIDPDHIEETEALRRSVAALFEQAVRLSPNLPEELASLTQSVTEPNTMADLIAAHTPFSVQDKQTILEESDVTNRLRKLLAILGREVRVLELTTKVQSEVTQELSRNQREYYLREQLKAIQRELGETDDYSEDLDELRQSIEAAAMPEEAQRAAYKELDRLQRINPGSPEYTVARTYVETMASIPWNIATEDDLDLDNARKVLDREHAGLDKIKDRIIEFLAVRLVKTDAPPRQPILCFYGPPGVGKTSLGKSIADAMGRNFVRLSLGGVRDEAEIRGHRRTYIGSLPGQIVQSLRRAGSNNPVFVLDEIDKLGNDFRGDPASAMLEVLDPQQNNAFRDHYLDVPVDLSRVFFITTANRLDTIPPALRDRMEIIELGGYTEDEKFAIAEQHLVPRQLAEHGLTDKKLVFKPDALRFLIRHYTREAGVRNLEREIGSVIRKATVEFAKGRKAKVTATKSWVQKALGAPRYTNDEVAERKLLPGVAVGLAWTPVGGDILFIESSIYPGKGLTVTGQLGDVMKESVTAALSYIRAHAKSLKIDNRVFEENQIHVHVPAGAVPKDGPSAGITMLTALVSLLTGRKVVDRLAMTGEITLTGQVLPIGGVKEKVLAAFRSGVNTLILPQENRKDYMEDVPEDIRAQLTAHFVTEARQVLRLALETATAP; encoded by the coding sequence ATGGAAGCCGCCGTCGAGTCGGTGGCCATCCAGGCCGAACAAGGTGACGACTCTGAGCAATTGCCGGAAATCCCCGCCGAGCTCAATATCCTGCCTTTGCGAGACAGCGTCATCTTCCCCATGCTCATCGCCCCGCTCAGCGTCGGCCGGCCCGTCGGGATCCGCCTGATCGACGACAGCGTCGTCAGCAGCCAGCGCATGATCGGCACAATTGCCCAGCGCGAACCAGATACCGAAGACCCGACCTTTGACCAGGTCTATCCCATCGGGTGCGTCGTCATCATCCGCACCCTTATGAAGGGCACCGACGCCGTCCGGATGATCGTCCAAGGGACGGCCAGGTTCAAGATCGTCGAGAGGCTCCAAACAACTCCCTACCTCCGGGCAAAAGTCGAAGTCTTGGAGGATCTGCCCATAGACCCCGACCATATCGAAGAAACTGAAGCCCTCCGCAGATCCGTGGCTGCCCTCTTCGAGCAAGCGGTTCGCCTATCGCCCAACCTTCCGGAAGAACTCGCTTCCCTCACCCAATCGGTCACCGAACCCAACACGATGGCCGACCTCATTGCCGCCCACACACCGTTTTCTGTTCAAGACAAGCAAACAATCTTGGAAGAATCCGACGTGACAAACCGGCTCCGAAAACTTCTGGCCATCCTGGGACGGGAGGTTCGGGTTTTGGAGCTCACCACTAAAGTCCAAAGCGAAGTCACCCAAGAGCTCAGCCGTAACCAGCGCGAATACTATCTGCGGGAACAACTCAAAGCTATCCAGCGGGAACTCGGTGAAACCGACGACTACAGCGAAGACCTGGATGAACTCAGGCAGTCCATTGAAGCGGCAGCAATGCCTGAAGAAGCCCAAAGGGCCGCTTACAAGGAACTCGACCGCCTCCAACGCATCAACCCCGGGTCGCCTGAATACACCGTTGCCCGGACTTATGTCGAAACGATGGCTTCCATTCCGTGGAACATCGCCACAGAAGACGACCTGGACTTGGACAACGCCCGGAAAGTGTTGGATCGCGAACATGCCGGGCTCGATAAAATTAAGGATCGAATCATAGAGTTTTTGGCCGTGAGGTTGGTCAAAACAGATGCGCCGCCCCGACAACCGATCCTTTGCTTTTATGGTCCGCCTGGCGTGGGAAAGACTAGCCTCGGCAAGTCGATTGCCGACGCAATGGGGCGCAACTTCGTCCGGCTCAGCTTAGGCGGCGTTCGAGACGAGGCCGAAATCCGCGGCCACCGCCGAACCTATATCGGCTCCCTCCCCGGGCAGATCGTCCAAAGCCTGCGGCGCGCCGGTTCCAACAATCCCGTGTTTGTGCTGGATGAAATCGACAAACTCGGCAACGATTTCAGAGGGGATCCCGCTTCGGCCATGCTCGAAGTGTTGGATCCCCAGCAGAACAATGCCTTCCGCGATCATTACCTCGATGTCCCTGTCGACCTCAGCCGGGTGTTCTTCATCACCACCGCCAACCGGCTCGACACAATCCCACCGGCCCTCCGGGATCGCATGGAGATTATCGAACTCGGCGGATACACCGAAGACGAAAAGTTCGCCATTGCCGAGCAACACCTGGTGCCCCGGCAACTGGCTGAACACGGCCTCACCGACAAGAAGCTCGTCTTTAAACCCGATGCCCTGAGGTTCCTGATCCGCCATTACACGCGAGAAGCCGGAGTCCGCAACTTGGAGCGAGAGATCGGCAGCGTCATCCGAAAGGCGACCGTCGAGTTCGCCAAAGGGCGCAAAGCCAAAGTCACGGCAACCAAAAGCTGGGTGCAAAAAGCTCTGGGTGCCCCGCGGTACACCAACGACGAAGTCGCCGAACGCAAGCTCCTGCCGGGAGTTGCGGTCGGGCTCGCATGGACTCCAGTCGGTGGGGACATCCTGTTCATCGAGTCCAGCATCTACCCCGGCAAGGGACTCACCGTGACTGGCCAACTCGGCGACGTCATGAAGGAATCGGTCACCGCCGCCCTCAGCTATATCCGCGCCCACGCCAAGTCATTGAAAATCGACAACCGGGTTTTTGAAGAGAACCAAATCCACGTGCACGTGCCCGCCGGCGCTGTCCCCAAAGATGGGCCGAGCGCAGGGATCACCATGCTCACCGCATTGGTCAGCCTGCTCACGGGCAGAAAAGTGGTGGATCGGCTCGCCATGACCGGGGAAATCACCCTCACCGGGCAAGTCCTCCCTATCGGTGGAGTCAAAGAAAAAGTTCTCGCCGCATTCCGGTCGGGCGTGAATACCCTGATCCTGCCCCAGGAAAACCGGAAGGACTACATGGAAGACGTGCCCGAAGACATCCGTGCCCAACTCACCGCCCACTTCGTCACCGAAGCACGGCAAGTGCTCCGATTGGCTCTGGAGACGGCAACCGCCCCCTAA
- a CDS encoding Hsp20/alpha crystallin family protein, producing the protein MPGRDIEEWILELEPAHIASEVGRTKFARQRGWMPKVDVLESDSHLLIRAELAGVTNEQIQITLNRIRNTLSLRGHRPDDLAAREDTYQAHLLEIEEGAFFREILLPQGDFDFAHMGAKLKNGILAIAIPKSGLDNPVIVVERVTITRI; encoded by the coding sequence ATGCCCGGGCGCGATATCGAAGAGTGGATCTTGGAACTCGAACCGGCACACATTGCTTCCGAAGTCGGCCGGACAAAATTCGCCCGGCAACGGGGGTGGATGCCAAAAGTGGATGTCTTGGAATCGGACTCGCACCTCCTGATCCGGGCCGAATTGGCCGGCGTCACCAACGAGCAGATCCAAATCACGCTCAACCGGATCCGGAACACGCTTTCGCTGCGAGGACACCGGCCAGACGACCTGGCAGCGCGGGAGGATACTTACCAAGCTCATCTCCTGGAAATCGAAGAAGGTGCCTTTTTCCGGGAGATCCTGCTCCCCCAAGGCGACTTTGACTTTGCCCACATGGGCGCAAAACTCAAAAATGGGATCCTTGCCATCGCTATCCCCAAATCCGGGCTGGACAACCCCGTGATCGTCGTAGAAAGGGTGACGATCACCCGCATCTGA
- the lgt gene encoding prolipoprotein diacylglyceryl transferase yields the protein MIWTHNLSPFIFRVHINGVDIGPRWYGLAYVIGFILGYGALKKAWRAGRFPGLAENEIENLMLWIVGGVVFGGRLGYCVQNMGEWAKDPFYFFHFNQGGMAFFGGLVGVALVLVWFSRKRGVSFLTLGDVCSVPAALGLGIGRIANFINGELPGNRTDGSWGVIFPNIDPGHPRHPSVLYEMATHFVLAGVLIWAGRQPWANRRAGVLSALFVLVYGLLRVVTEAFREADTYVGPLTNGQAASLVIAALGAAALAMLFKQKPPLAAEIGENLEKNGEDGNGSAD from the coding sequence ATGATTTGGACCCACAACCTATCGCCCTTTATTTTCCGGGTGCATATCAACGGGGTGGATATCGGCCCCCGTTGGTATGGGCTTGCCTATGTCATCGGTTTCATCCTGGGCTACGGGGCCCTTAAAAAGGCGTGGCGGGCTGGTCGGTTCCCGGGCCTTGCCGAAAACGAAATTGAAAACCTGATGCTGTGGATTGTCGGCGGCGTGGTTTTTGGCGGCCGGCTTGGCTATTGCGTTCAAAATATGGGCGAATGGGCCAAGGATCCGTTCTATTTTTTCCACTTCAACCAAGGGGGAATGGCGTTTTTCGGTGGTTTGGTCGGCGTCGCCCTGGTTTTGGTTTGGTTCAGCCGCAAGCGGGGAGTCAGCTTCTTGACGTTGGGTGACGTTTGCTCGGTCCCGGCGGCGTTGGGTTTGGGGATCGGGCGCATTGCCAATTTTATTAATGGGGAACTCCCGGGCAACCGGACGGACGGGAGTTGGGGCGTGATCTTCCCGAACATCGACCCCGGGCATCCGCGGCACCCCAGCGTCCTGTATGAGATGGCCACCCATTTTGTTTTGGCCGGGGTGTTGATTTGGGCTGGTCGCCAACCTTGGGCGAACCGCCGCGCGGGGGTTTTGAGTGCCCTGTTCGTGTTAGTCTACGGTTTGTTGCGGGTGGTGACCGAGGCATTCCGGGAAGCCGACACCTATGTGGGGCCGTTGACCAACGGCCAGGCGGCCAGCCTGGTGATTGCCGCGCTGGGGGCTGCGGCCCTAGCGATGCTCTTCAAGCAAAAGCCGCCATTAGCGGCGGAAATCGGGGAAAACCTGGAAAAAAACGGTGAAGACGGAAACGGTTCCGCCGACTAA
- a CDS encoding GAF domain-containing sensor histidine kinase yields the protein MAELARLLDAVHMAAEKLASTAETKGVLREVLEICVQATGAQGGSIYIHDPSNKTLKFLHVLPDEIERKLERLDIPDDYGVAGDVFQSGKSVVSVYGDDGDPHRRAIVRRTGVTVQNMITVPLQITGLKPIGVVQLVNKKGGPFDDTDEAVLDTISDVATLAIMNSRMLQRSTKVAALEGMGQAAHDLANKAGVLVTFLPDFDRNLVGLRKALADQEIGGEALFYLEMLQGTYEDVFAPYSERVYRYAKLINDLAAGKPLIPQKRVRNFATVVREAAQYMEANARRSHVKIVYDLQTDAPEFAFDDLYVIRVVENLVGNGIKAVNEVIPDAWLSEHGGDDDSTFGSVRIQYRFAGGNHVLIVADDGAGMSPGTIRAILGGSARSNWEQSTGSGLGTKVITDLVAAHGAKLSIRSKLGEGSTFEVDFGCGDPKGCPEDKPSLAKARH from the coding sequence ATGGCCGAACTAGCCCGACTCCTTGACGCTGTCCACATGGCTGCGGAAAAGCTCGCTTCGACCGCAGAGACCAAAGGCGTCCTGCGCGAGGTGCTGGAAATCTGCGTCCAGGCAACCGGGGCCCAAGGCGGTTCGATCTACATCCATGACCCGTCGAACAAAACCCTCAAGTTCTTGCACGTGCTCCCCGACGAGATCGAACGCAAATTAGAGCGTTTGGACATCCCGGATGATTACGGGGTGGCCGGGGACGTGTTCCAATCCGGGAAGTCGGTCGTCAGTGTTTATGGCGACGATGGCGATCCGCACCGCCGGGCCATTGTTCGCCGCACCGGTGTCACGGTGCAGAACATGATCACGGTTCCCTTGCAAATCACGGGGCTCAAACCGATAGGCGTGGTTCAACTGGTCAACAAGAAGGGCGGACCGTTCGACGATACCGACGAGGCCGTTCTGGATACCATCAGTGACGTCGCAACGCTGGCAATCATGAATTCGCGGATGCTGCAGCGGAGTACCAAGGTCGCGGCCTTGGAAGGGATGGGGCAAGCCGCCCACGATTTGGCGAACAAAGCCGGCGTTTTGGTCACGTTCCTCCCAGATTTCGACCGGAACCTCGTCGGGTTGCGCAAGGCGCTTGCCGATCAGGAAATTGGCGGCGAAGCCTTGTTCTATCTGGAGATGCTGCAAGGCACTTATGAAGATGTATTTGCTCCTTACAGTGAGAGGGTTTACCGCTATGCCAAGTTAATCAACGACCTTGCCGCCGGCAAACCGTTGATCCCGCAAAAGAGGGTCAGGAATTTTGCGACCGTTGTTCGGGAAGCGGCCCAATACATGGAAGCCAATGCCCGGCGCTCGCATGTCAAAATTGTTTACGACTTGCAAACGGACGCCCCCGAGTTTGCCTTCGATGACCTCTATGTTATCCGCGTCGTGGAAAATTTAGTTGGCAACGGGATCAAGGCGGTGAACGAGGTGATCCCCGACGCCTGGCTGAGCGAACACGGGGGGGATGACGATTCGACTTTCGGTTCTGTCCGGATCCAATACCGGTTTGCCGGCGGGAACCATGTCCTCATCGTCGCCGATGATGGGGCGGGCATGTCTCCCGGCACGATCCGCGCGATTTTGGGGGGCAGCGCCCGTTCAAATTGGGAACAGAGCACGGGCAGCGGCCTGGGGACAAAGGTGATCACGGATCTGGTTGCGGCCCACGGCGCGAAGCTATCCATACGGAGCAAACTGGGTGAAGGGTCGACCTTTGAGGTCGATTTCGGTTGCGGCGACCCCAAGGGATGCCCGGAGGACAAACCGAGCCTCGCTAAGGCCCGGCACTGA
- a CDS encoding antibiotic biosynthesis monooxygenase, whose amino-acid sequence MVALIAHVSIKPECVAEFFELANGMLAPSREEDACIAYDFFCKPENPSTLVFVEEWADRDGLEAHFQTPHFQEFSKKTGALTNKVDISIYHVDHTEKL is encoded by the coding sequence ATGGTCGCCCTGATTGCCCACGTCTCCATCAAACCCGAATGCGTTGCCGAATTCTTCGAATTGGCAAACGGCATGCTCGCCCCATCGCGGGAGGAAGACGCATGCATCGCCTATGACTTTTTCTGCAAGCCCGAAAATCCATCGACCTTGGTCTTTGTCGAAGAATGGGCAGATCGCGACGGATTGGAGGCCCATTTCCAAACACCGCATTTCCAAGAATTCAGCAAGAAGACCGGCGCCCTGACAAACAAGGTCGACATCAGCATCTACCACGTCGACCACACCGAAAAACTGTGA
- a CDS encoding SOS response-associated peptidase, with product MCARFVFRNIQAILGQFDAELLPEFPGSTNVAPTDYSLVVRIADGKRRMWPMKWGLIPSWAKDDSSAVKCINARAETVAEKPSFRGAVKYRRCLIPADGFYEWQGVKGYKQPYFIHRADGEMMAMAGIWEEWEGPQGTVETFSVLTTDANREMSDIHTRMPVILEPRDFDRWLDPSLTDVEAFRSVLQPAADGTLVMHPVGKAVGNPRAEGPELMDPVAGGTLF from the coding sequence ATGTGCGCCCGGTTTGTCTTCCGCAACATCCAGGCGATCTTAGGCCAGTTCGATGCTGAGTTGCTCCCGGAATTCCCCGGGAGCACCAATGTTGCGCCGACCGATTATTCGCTGGTCGTCCGGATTGCAGATGGGAAGCGCCGGATGTGGCCGATGAAGTGGGGGCTCATCCCAAGTTGGGCCAAAGATGATTCCAGTGCGGTGAAGTGCATCAATGCCCGGGCGGAGACCGTGGCGGAAAAACCGAGTTTCCGGGGGGCGGTGAAGTACCGCCGGTGCCTGATCCCGGCCGACGGGTTTTACGAGTGGCAGGGGGTCAAGGGGTACAAGCAACCGTATTTCATCCACCGGGCCGATGGCGAGATGATGGCGATGGCGGGAATCTGGGAGGAGTGGGAAGGCCCACAAGGCACGGTCGAAACCTTCTCCGTTTTGACGACCGATGCGAACCGGGAAATGAGCGACATCCACACGCGAATGCCGGTGATTTTGGAACCACGGGACTTTGACCGGTGGCTGGATCCGTCGCTCACCGATGTCGAGGCCTTCCGATCCGTCCTCCAGCCAGCAGCAGATGGGACCTTGGTGATGCATCCCGTCGGCAAGGCCGTCGGCAACCCGCGGGCGGAAGGGCCAGAGCTTATGGATCCGGTTGCTGGCGGGACGCTGTTTTAA
- a CDS encoding phosphate ABC transporter ATP-binding protein, with the protein MEQPAQSEPVARGIIEANGVDFFYGNFQALHKIDLRMHPQKVTALIGPSGCGKSTFLRCLNRMNDLIDGTRLEGKVTIDGFDIYAPDVDVVELRKTVGMVFQKPNPFPMSIFDNIAYGPRIHGIRKRSELQAIVEECLAKSYLWDEVKDNLSKSALGLSGGQQQRLCIARTIAVNPEIILMDEPCSALDPVATAKIEDLMVELKQQYTIVIVTHNMQQAQRASDITAFFYKGELVEEAPTRDMFLRPKNKQTEDYISGRFG; encoded by the coding sequence ATGGAGCAGCCGGCGCAATCTGAACCTGTTGCGCGGGGGATTATCGAGGCCAACGGCGTCGATTTCTTTTACGGCAACTTCCAGGCGCTCCACAAGATCGATTTGAGAATGCACCCGCAGAAGGTGACGGCGTTGATCGGCCCATCTGGTTGCGGGAAGTCGACATTCCTGCGATGCCTGAACCGGATGAACGACTTGATCGACGGCACAAGGCTGGAAGGCAAGGTCACCATCGACGGGTTCGACATCTACGCCCCCGATGTTGACGTTGTGGAGTTGCGCAAGACGGTGGGGATGGTTTTTCAAAAGCCGAATCCGTTCCCGATGTCGATTTTCGACAACATTGCTTACGGTCCCCGGATCCATGGTATCCGGAAACGGTCGGAATTGCAGGCCATCGTGGAGGAATGCCTGGCGAAAAGTTATCTCTGGGACGAGGTCAAGGATAATTTGAGCAAGTCGGCCCTGGGGCTGAGTGGTGGCCAACAGCAGCGGCTCTGCATTGCGCGAACCATTGCCGTCAACCCCGAAATCATCTTGATGGACGAACCCTGTTCGGCCCTGGATCCGGTGGCGACGGCCAAGATCGAGGATCTGATGGTGGAGCTCAAACAGCAGTACACCATCGTTATCGTAACCCACAACATGCAGCAAGCGCAGCGGGCCAGCGACATCACGGCATTTTTCTACAAAGGCGAGTTGGTGGAAGAAGCCCCAACCCGCGATATGTTCCTCCGGCCCAAGAACAAACAAACCGAGGACTATATTTCCGGCCGGTTTGGTTAG
- a CDS encoding copper homeostasis protein CutC, translating to MILEVSCGSVEEAVLAATAGADRLEICHALSTGGVTPSLGFFESVRDSVSIPVFVMVAQPEADFAVNPSDFGAMARDVAHFSKAGADGFVFGCLLPDGRLDGESNRRLVEIADGKPCTFHRAFDSIADPVRTATQLAEIGFARILTSGHAPNAGEGAPLLAELIALGLIRILPGGGVRPENALRLQQAGANELHFSIRSGTKEGGYLGYPLPTFDPERVAAIRAAIR from the coding sequence ATGATCCTAGAAGTCAGTTGCGGTTCGGTGGAAGAGGCGGTGCTGGCAGCAACGGCTGGGGCAGACCGGCTCGAAATCTGTCATGCCCTGAGCACTGGGGGGGTCACCCCTTCTCTTGGCTTTTTTGAATCCGTCCGCGATTCTGTTTCAATCCCGGTGTTTGTGATGGTTGCCCAGCCCGAAGCCGATTTTGCGGTCAACCCATCGGATTTCGGGGCCATGGCCCGGGATGTGGCCCATTTTTCCAAAGCCGGTGCGGATGGGTTCGTCTTTGGTTGCCTGTTGCCGGATGGACGGCTGGATGGCGAATCAAACCGGCGGCTGGTCGAAATCGCCGACGGTAAGCCGTGCACGTTCCACCGGGCGTTCGACTCCATCGCCGACCCAGTCCGGACGGCAACCCAACTAGCGGAAATCGGCTTCGCCCGGATTCTCACTTCCGGACATGCGCCCAATGCCGGAGAGGGTGCCCCGCTCCTCGCCGAACTGATTGCCCTCGGGCTTATTCGCATCCTTCCGGGCGGGGGCGTGCGACCTGAAAATGCTCTCAGGCTCCAGCAAGCCGGGGCCAACGAACTGCATTTCTCGATTCGCTCGGGAACCAAGGAGGGCGGCTATCTCGGTTACCCGCTGCCAACGTTTGACCCCGAAAGGGTTGCCGCCATCCGCGCGGCTATTCGATGA
- the pckA gene encoding phosphoenolpyruvate carboxykinase (ATP), translating to MTQTRFDLSSAAKVYWNLSPAELVEQAIRNGEGELAANGALVARTGKYTGRTPKDKCVVKDSETADKVWWENNADISPEQFEYLANKAQKSFAGKTLYVVDTYGGADPANRIKARFIVEKAWHALFIRTLLIRPSVEELAAYEPDWTVVDMCMETCDPATDNTKGDAVIALNFSSHEVVVMGTQYAGEMKKSVFTILNYILPLKGVLSMHCSANIGPDGDTALFFGLSGTGKTTLSADPGRALIGDDEHGWSDTGVFNFEGGCYAKCINLSREGEPQIWNAIRFQGVLENVVLGDRRIPDYTDTTYTENTRCAYPLENVEGSVIPSVGGHPQNVVFLTADAFGVLPPIARLTPEQTMFFFLNGYTAKVAGTEAGVTEPQATFSSCFGAPFLPLPPKVYAEMLKAKIEKHGARVWLVNTGWTGGPYGVGNRMKLSHTRAMITAALSGGLDAMEFVTDPVFGLHIPTGCPGVPSEVLAPRETWADKAAYDSKANELKAMFDANYAKFTV from the coding sequence ATGACGCAAACCCGCTTCGACCTCAGTTCTGCCGCCAAAGTCTATTGGAACCTTTCCCCCGCCGAGCTTGTGGAGCAAGCGATACGCAACGGGGAAGGAGAGCTTGCGGCCAACGGCGCGCTTGTTGCCCGCACAGGCAAGTACACGGGCCGCACGCCAAAGGACAAATGCGTGGTCAAGGATTCCGAAACCGCCGACAAAGTTTGGTGGGAAAACAACGCGGACATCAGCCCCGAGCAATTCGAGTATCTGGCCAACAAGGCTCAAAAGTCGTTTGCCGGCAAGACCCTTTATGTTGTGGATACCTATGGCGGGGCCGACCCGGCAAACCGCATCAAGGCCCGGTTCATTGTTGAAAAGGCTTGGCACGCCTTGTTCATCCGGACCTTGCTGATCCGGCCTTCTGTAGAAGAATTGGCCGCCTACGAACCAGATTGGACGGTTGTGGACATGTGCATGGAAACATGCGACCCCGCCACCGACAACACCAAGGGGGATGCGGTGATCGCCCTCAACTTTTCGTCGCACGAAGTTGTGGTGATGGGCACCCAATATGCCGGGGAAATGAAAAAGTCCGTTTTCACCATCCTCAATTACATTTTGCCGCTTAAAGGAGTTTTGAGCATGCACTGTTCCGCGAACATCGGGCCCGATGGCGACACGGCCCTGTTCTTCGGCTTGAGCGGGACCGGCAAGACCACCCTTTCTGCCGACCCGGGCCGCGCCCTGATCGGCGACGACGAGCACGGGTGGAGTGATACCGGTGTGTTCAACTTTGAAGGCGGATGTTATGCAAAATGCATCAATCTAAGCAGGGAAGGAGAACCTCAAATTTGGAATGCAATCCGGTTCCAGGGCGTCTTGGAAAACGTCGTCCTCGGCGACCGGAGGATCCCGGACTACACTGATACGACCTACACTGAAAACACCCGGTGCGCCTACCCGTTGGAAAACGTGGAAGGGTCGGTCATCCCCAGCGTGGGCGGCCACCCGCAGAATGTGGTGTTTTTGACGGCCGATGCCTTTGGCGTCCTCCCTCCCATCGCCCGGCTGACCCCCGAGCAGACGATGTTCTTTTTCTTGAACGGCTATACCGCCAAGGTTGCCGGGACAGAGGCCGGGGTTACGGAACCCCAGGCCACTTTCAGTTCCTGTTTCGGGGCGCCCTTCCTGCCGCTGCCGCCAAAAGTCTATGCCGAAATGCTGAAAGCCAAGATCGAAAAGCATGGGGCCCGGGTTTGGCTTGTCAACACGGGCTGGACCGGCGGGCCATATGGCGTGGGGAACCGGATGAAATTGAGCCACACACGGGCCATGATCACCGCAGCCTTGAGCGGCGGACTCGATGCCATGGAGTTTGTGACGGACCCTGTTTTCGGCCTTCATATTCCAACGGGTTGCCCCGGCGTGCCATCGGAGGTCTTGGCTCCGCGGGAAACTTGGGCGGACAAAGCCGCCTATGATTCCAAGGCTAATGAACTCAAGGCGATGTTCGACGCCAACTACGCGAAGTTCACCGTTTGA
- a CDS encoding LCP family protein, producing the protein MPKTTSKTNVVKGVLYIFFLGVCLSFGAIAGWIGNSEVGRALVGTVLAPKSPQKVFQDSHDNGKSLTVLILGCDEDLYYRGTQVLNAHARSDMMMVARLDFDRNLVGAVSIPRDTLCRLPGYASQKINAYNKIGGPELAKAAVEEILPGVHIDRVVTLNFEAFQEVIDMLGGVDVYVPRDMKYTDTAAKLYIDLKKGRQHLDGYDAMCFVRWRKNQHGGGDSDFERQKRQKDLMLALKQQMVRNWTQGMNVLDKTVEISGNAFDAQEVATLMMFMKSLGDSSEKIRMGQIPVNDIEGTYDLAVDNQKLQSTLEQYLVVPSDSIPSMPKEDQ; encoded by the coding sequence ATGCCCAAGACAACTTCCAAAACCAATGTGGTCAAAGGGGTTTTGTACATCTTCTTTCTTGGCGTCTGCCTGTCGTTTGGTGCCATCGCCGGCTGGATTGGAAATAGTGAAGTCGGCCGGGCCCTTGTCGGCACCGTTTTGGCCCCCAAATCACCACAAAAAGTTTTCCAAGACTCTCACGACAACGGCAAAAGCCTGACGGTGCTGATCTTGGGTTGCGACGAAGACCTCTACTACCGCGGCACCCAGGTTCTAAACGCCCACGCCCGCAGCGACATGATGATGGTCGCCCGGTTGGATTTCGACCGGAACCTCGTCGGGGCGGTCAGCATCCCAAGAGACACTTTGTGCCGGCTCCCCGGCTATGCCAGCCAAAAAATCAACGCCTACAACAAAATCGGTGGGCCCGAACTGGCCAAAGCCGCCGTGGAAGAGATCCTGCCCGGCGTCCATATCGACCGGGTTGTGACACTCAATTTCGAAGCGTTCCAAGAAGTTATCGACATGCTTGGAGGGGTCGATGTCTACGTCCCGAGGGATATGAAATACACCGATACGGCAGCCAAGCTCTATATCGACCTCAAAAAGGGCCGCCAGCACCTGGACGGATACGACGCCATGTGCTTTGTCCGGTGGCGCAAGAACCAGCACGGGGGCGGCGACAGCGATTTTGAACGGCAAAAGCGCCAAAAGGATTTGATGCTGGCCCTTAAGCAGCAAATGGTCAGGAACTGGACACAAGGCATGAATGTGCTGGATAAAACCGTCGAAATATCCGGGAACGCATTCGATGCCCAAGAAGTGGCCACCCTCATGATGTTCATGAAATCCCTGGGGGACAGTAGCGAAAAAATCCGGATGGGTCAAATCCCCGTCAATGACATCGAAGGCACGTACGACCTGGCGGTCGACAATCAAAAACTACAATCCACCCTTGAGCAGTATCTGGTCGTGCCTTCAGATTCGATCCCAAGCATGCCCAAAGAGGATCAGTGA